A window of Fragaria vesca subsp. vesca linkage group LG7, FraVesHawaii_1.0, whole genome shotgun sequence contains these coding sequences:
- the LOC101306462 gene encoding uncharacterized protein LOC101306462 isoform 1: MLGLRDILLIAPNASSMHQQTQPISSDHLPSSTALGVGLGIFPLLTATPCGPSAPTAEGNPDNSRFWSLRTYPELNSSKQDMLSFGNHAESQQVVKSDDRNLNGDGGGGGEESGLRACKDCGNRAKKGCEYTRCRTCCRGRGYDCSTHVRSTWVPAARRRERQMGVTVAVTGDVASGGGGEGSSGSSSVAKRPRFMMSSKNANANLRQSLPDQVRAPAVFKCHRVTAISNGEAEIAYQATVKISGHVFKGLLYDRGIDKKNEYPCISHLHLGSGSNQRNGDSSSPPAPPSNVCMASTS; this comes from the exons ATGTTGGGTCTGAGAGATATACTCCTGATTGCTCCAAACGCTTCTTCTATGCACCAACAAACCCAACCCATTTCCTCTGACCACCTTCCTTCCTCCACAGCTCTTGGGGTTGGCCTCGGCATCTTCCCTCTCCTCACTGCCACCCCATGCGGGCCAAGCGCTCCCACCGCAGAGGGCAATCCCGACAATTCACGTTTCTGGAGCCTGAGGACGTACCCGGAGCTGAACTCTTCCAAGCAAGACATGCTCAGTTTTGGGAACCACGCCGAAAGTCAACAGGTGGTGAAGTCCGATGACAGAAATTTGAACGGAGACGGCGGTGGCGGTGGCGAAGAGAGTGGCTTGAGGGCTTGCAAGGACTGTGGGAACAGAGCAAAGAAAGGTTGTGAGTACACGAGGTGCAGGACTTGTTGCAGAGGCAGGGGATATGACTGCTCCACTCACGTGAGGAGCACGTGGGTTCCGGCAGCTAGGCGGCGGGAAAGGCAGATGGGGGTGACTGTTGCCGTTACCGGTGATGTTGCCAGTGGTGGTGGCGGTGAAG GTTCTTCTGGGTCTTCTTCGGTTGCCAAAAGACCAAGATTTATGATGTCATCAAAGAATGCAA ACGCAAATCTCAGACAGTCATTACCAGATCAAGTTCGGGCACCAGCTGTTTTTAAGTGCCATAGAGTCACTGCCATTAGCAATGGTGAAGCTGAGATTGCTTACCAGGCTACTGTGAAAATCAGTGGTCATGTGTTCAAGGGGTTGCTCTATGATCGTGGGATTGATAAGAAAAATGAATACCCATGTATTTCACATTTGCATTTGGGAAGCGGTAGTAACCAAAGGAATGGAGACTCTTCATCTCCACCTGCGCCTCCTTCCAATGTCTGTATGGCGTCCACTAGCTGA
- the LOC101306958 gene encoding uncharacterized protein LOC101306958, with amino-acid sequence MSSWIGASSSPWLLRTSSSSCPSKFFKYQPCPPPPFRLLCLAQSNHVDSHFNFVLHDALDSSGILTSHARDAREGFCSQIRQMSDIERQTSISINRRVDLGRTALYIAAEDDSLVSHSSVPLPVEAFISRFDDLSMDYCSHYNSSYKSSPERLLESLENYLFIHKGFRRTNARHLFETRALYLHSVLTHRSGSTAMLSLIYSEILKMLRLWGLLDFDVELFFPHDTHSLPRGYPKKKSKESDHAHIMTSQALLVEILRNLKEAFWPFQHDQSGNLFLRAARAANFIDAPNVDEDSGFRLASAKAAKHRLDRGVWTSVNFGDMRRALSACERLILLEADSKELRDYSILLYHCGFYEQSLEFLKLYQDTKTRPQLRRSSNSSTDLEEDAVEKLMIRLKLILMEDGWSRPSYVRNFLGNSSDPW; translated from the exons ATGAGCAGCTGGATTGGTGCTTCTTCTTCTCCATGGCTTCTCAGAACCTCTTCCTCCTCCTGTCCCTCCAAATTCTTCAAATACCAACCGTGCCCTCCTCCGCCGTTTCGCCTCCTCTGCCTCGCCCAATCCAACCATGTCGACAGTCACTTCAATTTCGTCCTTCACGATGCCCTCGATTCTTCCGGAATCCTCACCTCTCACGCCAGA GATGCTAGAGAGGGATTCTGCTCGCAGATTCGGCAAATGTCAGATATAGAGAGGCAAACCAGCATCAGCATCAACAGACGCGTTGATTTGGGGAGGACAGCTCTTTACATTGCGGCTGAGGATGACTCCCTCGTGTCGCATTCCTCGGTTCCGCTTCCTGTGGAGGCTTTCATCAGTAGATTTGATGATCTTTCTATGGACTATTGCTCTCACTACAACTCTTCGTACAAATCGTCTCCCGAGAGGTTGTTGGAGAGTTTGGAGAATTATTTGTTCATACACAAG GGGTTCAGGAGAACCAATGCGAGGCATCTCTTTGAAACAAGAGCTCTATATCTCCACTCA GTTTTGACACATCGTTCAGGATCAACTGCAATGCTGTCACTAATATACTCGGAAATTCTGAAAATGCTTCGCTTGTGGGGACTTTTGGATTTTGATGTGGAGTTATTCTTTCCTCACGATACTCATAGTCTTCCCAGAGGTTATCCTAAAAAGAAAAGCAAGGAATCTGATCATGCACACATAATGACATCACAAGCCCTTTTGGTTGAG ATTCTAAGAAATTTGAAGGAAGCTTTCTGGCCATTTCAGCATGATCAATCAGGCAATTTATTTTTGAGGGCAGCACGGGCTGCCAACTTCATTGATGCGCCAAATGTTGATGAAGACAG TGGCTTTCGGCTTGCATCTGCTAAGGCTGCTAAACATAGGCTAGATCGTGGTGTTTGGACTAGTGTAAATTTTGGGGATATGAGGCGTGCATTATCAG CTTGCGAACGTCTTATTCTCCTCGAAGCGGATTCGAAGGAATTGAGAGATTATAGTATTCTTCTCTACCATTGTGGATTTTATGAGCAATCACTTGAATTTTTAAAGTTGTATCAGGACACAAAG ACTCGCCCACAACTTAGACGATCATCTAATTCATCAACCGATCTAGAGGAAGATGCTGTAGAGAAGTTGATGATACGCCTTAAACTAATTTTGATGGAGGATGGTTGGAGCAGACCTTCATATGTAAGAAACTTCCTCGGCAACAGCTCTGATCCATGGTAG
- the LOC101306462 gene encoding uncharacterized protein LOC101306462 isoform 2 produces MLGLRDILLIAPNASSMHQQTQPISSDHLPSSTALGVGLGIFPLLTATPCGPSAPTAEGNPDNSRFWSLRTYPELNSSKQDMLSFGNHAESQQVVKSDDRNLNGDGGGGGEESGLRACKDCGNRAKKGCEYTRCRTCCRGRGYDCSTHVRSTWVPAARRRERQMGVTVAVTGDVASGGGGEGSSGSSSVAKRPRFMMSSKNTQISDSHYQIKFGHQLFLSAIESLPLAMVKLRLLTRLL; encoded by the exons ATGTTGGGTCTGAGAGATATACTCCTGATTGCTCCAAACGCTTCTTCTATGCACCAACAAACCCAACCCATTTCCTCTGACCACCTTCCTTCCTCCACAGCTCTTGGGGTTGGCCTCGGCATCTTCCCTCTCCTCACTGCCACCCCATGCGGGCCAAGCGCTCCCACCGCAGAGGGCAATCCCGACAATTCACGTTTCTGGAGCCTGAGGACGTACCCGGAGCTGAACTCTTCCAAGCAAGACATGCTCAGTTTTGGGAACCACGCCGAAAGTCAACAGGTGGTGAAGTCCGATGACAGAAATTTGAACGGAGACGGCGGTGGCGGTGGCGAAGAGAGTGGCTTGAGGGCTTGCAAGGACTGTGGGAACAGAGCAAAGAAAGGTTGTGAGTACACGAGGTGCAGGACTTGTTGCAGAGGCAGGGGATATGACTGCTCCACTCACGTGAGGAGCACGTGGGTTCCGGCAGCTAGGCGGCGGGAAAGGCAGATGGGGGTGACTGTTGCCGTTACCGGTGATGTTGCCAGTGGTGGTGGCGGTGAAG GTTCTTCTGGGTCTTCTTCGGTTGCCAAAAGACCAAGATTTATGATGTCATCAAAGAAT ACGCAAATCTCAGACAGTCATTACCAGATCAAGTTCGGGCACCAGCTGTTTTTAAGTGCCATAGAGTCACTGCCATTAGCAATGGTGAAGCTGAGATTGCTTACCAGGCTACTGTGA
- the LOC101297886 gene encoding uncharacterized protein LOC101297886 produces the protein MDTPRYSLIEETEALMVAPNGGDPFQKNAHFLKPIVPSSIDEPPFKLSHCFNSLPSHFDPRLKLEFHGWPHPHKHWTTWVAQMATTHQHTWKQAGIYEAIFNSTYDIKRMNSLVFGFGEKWCCETNTFMFPWGEATFTLEDVMVLGGYSVLGDSVLKPLENPGKELEEKLDRERKEIYNTGSRKATTSLWLNRFMGSGSEIEHQAFLAYWLCRYVFHGAFKSIQKHVFSIAVHLARGTGIALAPAVLASIYRDLSLLKNAIVESNELNATTNDDHVLKLNLKSPFQLVQVWGWERFLDIRPKPNVIRYAEPRMARWDKVKGPNVENLSTVLDSAGEGFLWRPYAIAVENWKLPKYYADKEERVLVGPGLDDELLSFAVCLQVIQLVGLGTKQLYLPHRVAMQFGYDQDLPCSVGQLSHSSENVKLYIPSRLSEANASARYLKWWKASVMVEHESSPPKKKAKKTAVGSKKMDKITDATLPCVYSPTNSDELVQLFFPPLFL, from the coding sequence ATGGACACTCCACGCTACTCTTTGATTGAAGAGACCGAAGCGCTTATGGTGGCACCAAATGGCGGAGACCCATTTCAGAAAAACGCCCACTTTCTCAAACCCATTGTGCCTTCCTCCATTGACGAGCCTCCTTTCAAGCTCTCTCACTGTTTCAACTCCCTCCCATCCCATTTCGACCCAAGACTGAAACTTGAGTTCCATGGATGGCCACACCCTCATAAACACTGGACAACATGGGTTGCTCAAATGGCCACTACTCACCAACATACATGGAAGCAAGCTGGTATCTATGAAGCCATCTTCAACTCGACGTACGATATCAAAAGAATGAACAGTTTGGTGTTTGGGTTTGGAGAGAAATGGTGTTGTGAAACCAACACCTTTATGTTTCCTTGGGGTGAAGCAACATTCACATTGGAGGATGTTATGGTTTTGGGTGGCTACTCTGTTTTGGGTGACTCTGTTCTCAAGCCTCTGGAAAACCCAGGGAAAGAATTGGAAGAGAAGCTAGATAGAGAGAGGAAGGAGATTTATAATACTGGGTCCAGGAAGGCTACCACAAGCTTATGGTTGAACAGGTTCATGGGCAGTGGGAGTGAAATTGAGCACCAAGCTTTTCTTGCCTATTGGTTGTGCAGGTATGTTTTTCATGGCGCTTTCAAGTCGATACAAAAGCATGTGTTTTCCATTGCAGTTCATCTAGCTAGGGGGACTGGAATCGCGCTTGCTCCGGCTGTTCTTGCCAGCATTTATAGAGATTTGAGTTTGTTGAAAAATGCTATTGTAGAGTCAAATGAATTAAATGCCACTACTAATGATGATCATGTGTTAAAACTCAATCTTAAGTCACCGTTTCAATTAGTTCAGGTTTGGGGATGGGAAAGGTTTTTGGACATTAGGCCGAAACCCAATGTTATCAGATATGCTGAGCCGAGAATGGCTCGATGGGATAAAGTAAAGGGTCCGAATGTTGAAAACTTGAGTACTGTGTTGGACTCAGCAGGAGAAGGTTTCTTGTGGCGCCCATATGCGATTGCTGTGGAGAATTGGAAATTGCCTAAATACTATGCTGACAAGGAAGAGAGGGTGTTGGTTGGACCAGGTTTGGATGATGAACTATTGTCATTTGCTGTATGCTTGCAGGTGATTCAGTTAGTTGGACTTGGTACTAAGCAACTCTACCTTCCGCATCGAGTGGCTATGCAATTTGGATATGATCAAGACCTTCCATGTTCTGTTGGTCAACTCAGTCACAGTTCTGAGAATGTGAAATTGTATATCCCATCCAGACTTTCTGAGGCAAATGCTAGTGCAAGATACTTGAAGTGGTGGAAGGCCTCGGTGATGGTTGAACACGAGTCTTCGCCACCCAAAAAGAAAGCTAAGAAAACTGCAGTGGGTTCAAAAAAAATGGACAAGATCACTGATGCCACCCTTCCTTGTGTTTATTCTCCAACTAATTCAGATGAATTAGTACAGCTCTTTTTTCCTCCCCTATTCCTGTAA